Proteins from a single region of Amycolatopsis sp. CA-230715:
- a CDS encoding non-ribosomal peptide synthetase, whose translation MNAYELLDLFTREGIAIEVDGGKLRLKAPKGFVTHALRDELRDHKQRLIEILTGHDVAAIVRRPDPRAPVPLSFPQRQLWFLDRLAPGNPVYGNPSAFAFDGALDVTAFDRALSEVIRRHEALRTVFPALDGEPQQVVRPAVGAGVPVLDLTGRPDAEERFRALAEADAREPFDLGEGPLVRSTLVRLGADEYRWLLNVHHIVADGWSTGILVREVGELYTAFVHGRPSPLTDPVVQYPDFALWQREHLRDEVRQRHLEYWTDRLGDAPALLSLPTDRPRPAVRRFRGDRHTVTVGAELARGLHDLGRTAESTLFTTLTATLSVLLSRYSGQDDVCLGTPFANRGHAEVEDLIGHFVNTVVLRTRVDPAQSFAALLREVRGHVLDAHAHADLPFDQLVEALNPERHTGYSPLFQVMLVLQNMPLDELELPGLALRELETRAGTAKFDLAVEVAEREHDLELAFEYDTDLFDGETIARMAEHYVRLLHEVARDPARPAGELDLLGAGERRRQIEDWNATDRPAKTDGLVERFEAQVRSRPGELAVVCGGDRLDYSTVDSRANRVAAALLARGVRRDQVVGLHIGRSADLVVGILGILKAGAAYLPLDPALPPERLASIVADADPAFVVSDSADEWTSLAEIVSEVDCDDPPGVVADPAALAYVIFTSGSTGRPKGVAVTRGSVTNLLDHWVSCFGALPGEAAALWSSFGFDVSVQEILLPLTTGGTLHVVPDEIRPDPARLMGWLREYRVAQAYLPPAFVTWAAEAPGERLAGLALRQLLVGVEPLPENGLHRLTEHLPGLRVLNGYGPTETTVYSTAYPDPGPRDRRCPIGRPLANTRAYVLDERLRPVPIGVTGEVYLGGAGVARGYLGRTGPTAERFVADPFRAGERVYRTGDLARQLPDGNLEYLGRRDHQVKLRGFRIELGEIEAVLREQPGVHEAVVFVDDDGSEPRLVAGIGRGDAEAGEPVREVLSRRLPAYMVPALFVELDRLPRTPNGKPDRAALLAHAADGPGQVNLASPRDHVELALYRIWKRLLLQPDIGIRDSFFDVGGSSISAIKLAHAVREEFGAEVPIHEIVLNPTIEALGGRLRRGAPGRPPSNLIEFRGGEARVVCVHPAGGTAFCYLSLAKTLPENVGVQGIQSPGVNPGEDFLPTVEAMAVSYLDLIGPVDGPVVLTGLSYGGLIAHEMGRRLALAGHERVSVVLLDTQGTDDPAERAAIEPVDLAEFRDKLVRFNGMYPGIDDRQIEQYFHIYNHNRLTMRDYEAPPTPGRLVLLEAVGGRDEDTAREGRDFWRRRAEAGLVVDTLDCDHWELLETDEVLRVAAILRRELERVGP comes from the coding sequence ATGAACGCCTACGAACTGCTGGACCTGTTCACCCGCGAGGGCATCGCGATCGAGGTCGACGGCGGCAAGCTGCGGCTGAAGGCGCCGAAGGGTTTCGTCACGCACGCGTTGCGGGACGAGCTGCGCGACCACAAGCAGCGGCTGATCGAGATCCTCACCGGGCACGACGTCGCCGCGATCGTGCGCAGGCCGGATCCGCGCGCCCCGGTGCCGCTGTCGTTCCCGCAACGCCAGCTGTGGTTCCTCGACCGGCTCGCACCAGGGAATCCGGTGTACGGCAACCCTTCGGCGTTCGCCTTCGACGGCGCGCTCGACGTGACCGCGTTCGATCGGGCGCTGAGCGAGGTGATCCGGCGGCACGAAGCGCTGCGCACGGTTTTCCCCGCGCTCGACGGCGAACCGCAGCAAGTGGTGCGGCCCGCGGTCGGTGCCGGGGTGCCGGTGCTCGACCTGACGGGCCGCCCCGATGCCGAGGAGCGGTTCCGCGCCTTGGCCGAAGCGGACGCGCGCGAGCCGTTCGACCTCGGCGAAGGACCCTTGGTGCGCAGCACGCTCGTCCGGCTGGGCGCCGACGAGTACCGGTGGCTGCTCAACGTGCACCACATCGTTGCGGACGGCTGGTCGACCGGGATCCTGGTGCGGGAAGTCGGCGAGCTGTACACCGCTTTCGTGCACGGGAGGCCGTCACCGCTGACGGATCCGGTCGTGCAGTACCCGGACTTCGCGCTGTGGCAACGCGAGCACCTGCGCGACGAGGTGCGGCAGCGGCACCTGGAGTACTGGACGGACCGGCTCGGTGACGCGCCCGCCCTGCTGTCCCTGCCGACGGACCGGCCGCGCCCCGCCGTGCGGCGGTTCCGCGGTGACCGGCACACCGTGACCGTCGGCGCGGAACTCGCCCGTGGTCTCCACGATTTGGGCCGCACCGCCGAATCAACGTTGTTCACGACCCTCACCGCGACGCTGTCGGTGCTGTTGTCGAGGTACAGCGGCCAGGACGACGTGTGCCTCGGCACCCCGTTCGCGAACCGGGGGCACGCCGAGGTCGAGGACCTCATCGGGCACTTCGTCAACACCGTCGTGCTGCGGACGCGGGTGGATCCGGCGCAGTCGTTCGCCGCGCTGCTGCGCGAGGTGCGGGGGCACGTGCTGGATGCGCACGCGCACGCCGATCTGCCCTTCGACCAGCTCGTCGAGGCGCTCAACCCGGAGCGGCACACCGGGTACTCACCGCTGTTCCAGGTGATGCTGGTGCTGCAGAACATGCCGCTCGACGAGCTGGAGCTGCCGGGGCTGGCGCTGCGGGAACTGGAAACCCGCGCGGGGACGGCGAAGTTCGATCTCGCCGTCGAGGTGGCCGAACGCGAGCACGACCTCGAACTGGCCTTCGAGTACGACACGGACCTGTTCGACGGCGAGACGATCGCCAGGATGGCGGAGCACTACGTGCGGCTCCTGCACGAGGTCGCGCGCGACCCGGCGCGCCCGGCGGGAGAGCTGGACCTGCTCGGCGCCGGGGAACGGCGGCGTCAGATCGAGGACTGGAACGCCACGGACCGCCCCGCCAAAACGGACGGCCTCGTCGAGCGCTTCGAAGCGCAGGTGCGCTCCCGGCCGGGCGAACTCGCGGTGGTGTGCGGCGGAGACCGGCTCGACTATTCCACAGTGGACAGCAGGGCGAACCGCGTCGCCGCGGCGTTGCTCGCCAGAGGAGTGCGCCGGGACCAGGTCGTCGGGCTCCACATCGGACGGTCGGCGGACCTGGTCGTCGGGATCCTCGGTATCCTCAAGGCCGGAGCCGCCTATCTTCCGCTCGATCCGGCGCTGCCACCGGAACGGCTCGCGTCGATCGTCGCGGACGCGGATCCCGCGTTCGTGGTGAGCGACTCCGCGGACGAATGGACCTCGCTCGCCGAGATCGTGTCCGAAGTGGACTGTGACGACCCGCCCGGCGTGGTGGCGGACCCCGCCGCGCTCGCGTACGTGATCTTCACTTCGGGTTCCACCGGCAGGCCTAAGGGCGTCGCGGTGACGCGCGGCAGCGTGACCAATCTGCTCGACCACTGGGTGTCGTGCTTCGGTGCGCTGCCGGGCGAGGCGGCGGCGCTCTGGTCGAGCTTCGGGTTCGACGTTTCGGTGCAGGAGATCCTGCTGCCGCTGACCACCGGCGGCACACTGCACGTCGTGCCGGACGAGATCCGCCCCGATCCCGCGCGCCTGATGGGCTGGTTGCGGGAGTACCGCGTCGCGCAGGCGTACCTGCCGCCCGCGTTCGTGACCTGGGCGGCCGAGGCCCCCGGGGAACGGCTCGCCGGGCTCGCGCTCCGCCAGCTCCTGGTCGGCGTGGAACCGTTGCCGGAGAACGGGTTGCACCGGCTGACCGAGCACCTGCCCGGCCTGCGGGTGCTGAACGGGTACGGGCCGACCGAGACCACCGTGTACAGCACCGCCTACCCGGATCCGGGGCCGCGCGACCGGCGGTGCCCGATCGGCAGGCCGCTCGCGAACACCAGGGCGTACGTGCTCGACGAGCGCCTGCGGCCGGTGCCGATCGGGGTGACCGGTGAGGTCTACCTCGGCGGTGCCGGGGTGGCGCGCGGGTACCTCGGCCGCACCGGCCCCACCGCCGAACGGTTCGTCGCGGATCCGTTCCGGGCGGGAGAACGCGTTTACCGCACGGGAGATCTCGCCCGTCAGCTCCCCGACGGGAACTTGGAGTACCTCGGGCGGCGCGATCACCAGGTGAAGCTCCGGGGGTTCCGCATCGAACTCGGTGAGATCGAAGCCGTGCTGCGCGAGCAGCCCGGCGTCCACGAAGCGGTGGTGTTCGTCGACGACGACGGCAGTGAACCCCGGCTGGTGGCGGGGATCGGGCGCGGTGACGCGGAAGCCGGGGAACCGGTGCGAGAGGTGCTGTCACGGCGGCTTCCGGCGTACATGGTTCCGGCGCTCTTCGTCGAGCTGGACCGGTTGCCCCGCACACCGAACGGCAAACCGGACCGCGCGGCGCTGCTCGCGCACGCCGCCGACGGGCCGGGGCAGGTCAACCTGGCCAGCCCGCGCGATCACGTCGAACTCGCGCTGTACCGGATCTGGAAGCGGTTGCTGCTCCAGCCGGACATCGGCATCCGTGACAGCTTCTTCGACGTCGGTGGAAGTTCGATCTCGGCGATCAAGCTGGCGCACGCCGTCCGCGAAGAGTTCGGCGCCGAGGTGCCGATCCACGAAATCGTGCTGAACCCGACGATCGAAGCACTCGGCGGACGGCTGCGCCGGGGCGCTCCCGGGCGCCCGCCGAGCAACCTCATCGAGTTCCGTGGCGGCGAGGCGCGCGTCGTGTGCGTCCATCCCGCGGGCGGCACCGCGTTCTGCTACCTGTCACTGGCCAAGACCCTGCCGGAAAATGTTGGTGTGCAAGGGATCCAGTCGCCGGGTGTGAACCCTGGCGAGGACTTCCTGCCCACCGTGGAAGCGATGGCGGTGTCCTATTTGGACCTGATCGGACCGGTCGACGGGCCGGTGGTGCTGACCGGGCTGTCCTACGGCGGCCTGATCGCGCACGAGATGGGCAGGCGGCTCGCACTGGCAGGGCACGAGCGGGTGAGCGTGGTCCTGCTCGACACGCAGGGCACCGACGACCCGGCGGAGCGCGCCGCGATCGAACCGGTGGACCTGGCCGAGTTCCGCGACAAGCTGGTCCGCTTCAACGGGATGTACCCCGGTATCGACGACCGGCAGATCGAGCAGTACTTCCACATCTACAACCACAACCGGCTGACCATGCGCGACTACGAGGCGCCGCCGACCCCCGGGCGGCTCGTGCTGCTGGAAGCCGTTGGCGGGCGCGACGAGGACACCGCGCGCGAGGGCCGCGACTTCTGGCGGCGCCGCGCCGAAGCGGGCCTCGTCGTGGACACGCTCGACTGCGATCACTGGGAGCTGCTGGAAACCGACGAGGTGCTGCGGGTCGCCGCGATCCTGCGCCGTGAGCTGGAAAGGGTGGGGCCCTGA